A window from Gottschalkiaceae bacterium SANA encodes these proteins:
- a CDS encoding glycosyltransferase family 4 protein: MKVAILLTSVRVGGAEMQVYRILSMLNREKIEVIVISMRPFDEVGALIESLGIQVYYLNMTKGISYFRGTYRLYRILCEFQPDLLSTFLYHANILGRFVGHMAGVPRIISSIRNIHFGGKRREWLVKTTDGLVDLSIMNSRISAERMVKDKLLKPQKAGVIVNGIDPTGFYKRSGESRQVLREKLGLSIDNFVWISIGRFDPQKNFMGLLENFRLVVENQPRARLLLAGDGPLRQLCESYVLEHGLSKYVEFLGIRKDIADLLSLVDGYVLSSLWEGLPNVLMEAACAELPVVAMDVGGVAELIKEEEYGFLVSNSKQLSASMIRMMAVPLELREEMGRKSRQHVVGNYSLSAIVNQWESLYLEE; the protein is encoded by the coding sequence ATGAAGGTTGCGATATTACTTACAAGTGTTAGGGTTGGCGGTGCCGAGATGCAAGTCTACCGAATTCTATCCATGCTCAATAGAGAGAAAATAGAAGTCATTGTGATTTCAATGCGTCCCTTTGATGAAGTGGGCGCATTGATTGAATCATTGGGGATACAGGTCTATTATTTGAATATGACAAAAGGAATATCTTATTTCCGAGGAACGTACCGCTTGTATCGCATATTATGCGAATTTCAACCGGACTTGCTGTCTACATTTTTGTATCATGCAAATATCCTTGGACGATTTGTTGGCCATATGGCTGGCGTCCCACGTATCATTTCTTCCATTCGCAATATTCATTTTGGTGGAAAGAGAAGGGAATGGTTGGTAAAAACCACGGATGGCTTGGTTGATTTGTCAATTATGAACAGCCGCATCTCTGCAGAACGTATGGTGAAAGACAAACTCTTGAAGCCACAAAAGGCGGGGGTCATTGTTAATGGGATTGACCCAACAGGCTTTTATAAAAGAAGTGGCGAGTCACGACAAGTGCTACGCGAAAAATTGGGCCTTTCGATTGATAACTTTGTATGGATATCGATTGGGCGTTTTGACCCCCAGAAAAACTTTATGGGGCTTTTGGAAAATTTCCGACTTGTGGTTGAGAATCAGCCAAGGGCACGACTGCTTCTTGCGGGGGATGGTCCTCTACGTCAATTGTGTGAAAGTTATGTGCTTGAGCATGGGCTCAGCAAGTATGTGGAATTTCTTGGAATTCGTAAAGATATTGCAGATCTTTTAAGCTTAGTAGATGGCTACGTACTTTCCTCTTTATGGGAAGGGCTGCCCAATGTGTTAATGGAGGCTGCATGTGCTGAATTGCCTGTTGTTGCCATGGATGTTGGCGGTGTGGCAGAATTGATCAAAGAGGAAGAATATGGTTTTTTGGTCTCGAATTCCAAGCAGCTTAGCGCATCCATGATTCGAATGATGGCGGTTCCCCTCGAGTTACGGGAAGAAATGGGTAGAAAATCACGTCAGCATGTAGTTGGAAATTATTCACTTTCCGCCATTGTAAACCAGTGGGAATCCCTTTATCTTGAAGAATAA
- a CDS encoding ATP-grasp fold amidoligase family protein produces MIGKIFKWPSKARMLVNLAFQNPLFRLMSDESYLKIKYRLKVGKKLNLNDPKGFNEKIQWLKIHEHNKLHTQLVDKYEVRSWVADKIGSEYLVPLIGVYEALDQIDFDALPDQYVLKCSHDSGGVFICHSRQSFDTKKVSKKLKRSLKRNYYYGGREWQYKHVQPRLICERLLIEPHTDSVPDYKFMCFNGKVKCSFVCSERKQASGLKVDFFDLDWNRMPFERHYKNSNAIIEKPKNYLAMIRLAEILAEGFRFVRVDFYEVSGRIYFGELTFHPGSGFERFSPEYYDELLGSWIKL; encoded by the coding sequence ATGATAGGTAAGATATTCAAGTGGCCAAGTAAAGCTCGTATGCTGGTTAATTTGGCATTTCAAAATCCCTTGTTCCGATTGATGTCAGATGAAAGCTATTTAAAAATCAAATACCGATTGAAAGTTGGAAAAAAATTAAATTTGAATGATCCAAAAGGATTTAATGAAAAAATACAATGGTTGAAGATTCATGAGCATAACAAGCTTCATACGCAATTGGTGGACAAGTATGAGGTGAGATCTTGGGTTGCGGATAAAATTGGTTCGGAGTATTTGGTGCCGCTCATTGGGGTTTATGAGGCCCTTGATCAAATCGATTTTGATGCCTTGCCAGATCAATATGTACTGAAGTGTAGCCATGATTCCGGTGGTGTATTTATTTGTCACTCTAGACAAAGTTTCGACACAAAAAAGGTAAGCAAGAAGTTAAAGAGAAGCTTGAAAAGAAACTACTATTACGGCGGAAGAGAGTGGCAGTACAAACATGTTCAGCCGCGCCTTATTTGTGAAAGGCTCTTGATTGAACCCCATACGGATTCTGTGCCTGATTACAAGTTCATGTGTTTCAATGGAAAGGTTAAATGTTCCTTTGTCTGCTCAGAACGAAAGCAGGCAAGTGGTTTGAAAGTCGATTTTTTTGATCTCGATTGGAATCGGATGCCATTTGAACGTCACTATAAGAATAGCAATGCTATCATTGAAAAACCAAAAAATTACTTGGCGATGATCCGTTTGGCAGAAATTTTGGCGGAAGGTTTTCGCTTTGTGCGTGTCGATTTTTATGAAGTGAGTGGCCGAATTTATTTTGGCGAGTTAACCTTTCACCCTGGATCTGGCTTTGAACGTTTTAGTCCCGAATATTATGATGAATTGTTGGGAAGTTGGATCAAGTTGTAA
- a CDS encoding glycosyltransferase family 4 protein: protein MKKVLFVATVVKTHIMPFHIPYLEWFKRKGYEVHVCARNDYENREDCVIPYCDHFHEIPFSRSPFKPNNLLSYLKLKRIMDRNDYEIIHCHTPMGGVLGRLAGRKAHRRGTKMVYTAHGFHFFKGAKWINWKLYYPIEKYLAHLTDCLITINQEDYRNAVNRGFKAKKIVYVPGVGVDFNRFTWQTPDKKAGLRRQYGFEDEAFILVYAGEFTYRKHQDLLIKAANELKSQIPKLVILLAGRGQLQSEYEKMIADLGVDDQVKILGFRDDVDKLMLLADVAVSASRQEGLPVNVMEAMATALPLVVTDCRGNRDLVTDGENGYVCDIDDVDCFVTAIENLHASSDLCRQFGLQNLSRVQQYSLAVIVDSMEKVYLDCLMGQDDQGLK, encoded by the coding sequence ATGAAGAAGGTCCTTTTTGTTGCAACTGTTGTAAAAACACATATTATGCCTTTCCACATTCCCTACTTGGAATGGTTTAAAAGGAAGGGTTATGAAGTGCATGTCTGCGCGAGAAATGATTATGAAAATCGAGAGGACTGTGTGATTCCTTATTGTGATCACTTCCATGAGATTCCTTTTAGCCGGTCTCCTTTTAAGCCCAACAATCTACTTTCCTATTTAAAACTAAAGCGGATTATGGATAGAAATGATTATGAAATTATTCACTGCCACACGCCTATGGGCGGGGTATTGGGTCGATTGGCGGGAAGAAAGGCCCATAGACGGGGCACAAAGATGGTTTATACAGCCCATGGTTTTCATTTCTTTAAAGGGGCCAAATGGATTAATTGGAAGCTTTATTACCCCATAGAAAAGTACTTGGCTCATTTAACGGACTGTCTAATTACCATTAATCAAGAAGATTATAGAAATGCGGTGAATCGAGGATTTAAGGCCAAGAAAATTGTATATGTGCCCGGGGTGGGTGTAGACTTCAACCGTTTTACTTGGCAAACGCCCGACAAGAAAGCTGGCTTGCGTCGGCAATATGGCTTTGAGGATGAAGCTTTTATTTTAGTCTATGCAGGCGAGTTCACGTATCGAAAGCATCAAGACCTGCTTATAAAGGCTGCAAATGAATTGAAGAGTCAAATTCCCAAGCTGGTGATCTTATTGGCTGGAAGAGGTCAGTTACAGTCTGAATATGAAAAAATGATTGCTGATTTGGGTGTTGATGATCAAGTGAAGATTTTAGGCTTTCGTGATGATGTCGACAAGCTGATGCTTTTAGCAGATGTTGCTGTATCTGCATCAAGACAAGAAGGTTTGCCTGTCAATGTAATGGAGGCCATGGCGACGGCTTTGCCCTTGGTTGTAACTGACTGCAGGGGAAACCGCGATTTGGTAACAGATGGTGAGAATGGTTATGTTTGTGACATTGATGACGTCGATTGTTTTGTCACTGCAATTGAAAACTTGCATGCCTCTTCAGACCTATGCAGGCAGTTTGGTTTGCAAAATTTGAGTCGGGTACAACAATACAGCCTAGCTGTTATCGTCGATTCTATGGAAAAGGTTTACTTGGATTGTTTGATGGGTCAAGATGATCAAGGATTGAAATAA
- a CDS encoding ATP-grasp fold amidoligase family protein has product MGRSLKERLRKNEWLVISYDYLRELPYRVYKNDEKWIKKWFVKKTGRSLDLENPLYYNDKLQWLKLNWRDPDAKIAVDKYKVREFVENKIGSKYLNELIDVYGDVKEIEIDVLPKKFVLKGTHGSGFNLICKDKKEIDWPQARKEMRRWMRTNYYLYNREWVYKDIRPRIICEAFLQDAAGKPPMDYKIFCFNGEPKFVQVDIDRFGQHKQNFYDTNWDILDIEIWCDKDMEMVIEKPKNFDEMLRISRILSAQFPHVRVDLYNLDGKIIFGELTFFHLSGMAKFRNAEFESQMGAWLDLKVDGK; this is encoded by the coding sequence ATGGGTAGATCATTGAAAGAGCGATTGAGGAAAAATGAATGGCTCGTTATAAGTTATGATTATTTGCGGGAATTGCCTTATCGGGTATATAAGAATGATGAAAAATGGATAAAAAAATGGTTTGTAAAAAAGACAGGAAGAAGCCTTGATCTTGAGAATCCGCTTTACTACAATGACAAGCTGCAATGGTTAAAATTGAATTGGCGTGATCCGGATGCAAAAATAGCGGTTGATAAGTATAAGGTAAGAGAATTTGTAGAAAATAAGATTGGGTCCAAATACCTAAACGAGTTGATTGATGTTTATGGTGACGTAAAAGAGATCGAGATTGATGTGTTACCCAAAAAGTTTGTGCTTAAAGGAACGCATGGGTCGGGCTTTAATCTCATTTGCAAGGACAAAAAGGAAATAGATTGGCCACAAGCCCGTAAAGAAATGAGAAGATGGATGCGCACCAATTATTATCTATATAACCGAGAGTGGGTATATAAAGATATTCGTCCTAGAATTATTTGCGAGGCATTTTTGCAAGATGCGGCTGGCAAGCCACCCATGGACTACAAAATATTTTGTTTTAATGGAGAGCCGAAGTTTGTTCAAGTGGATATCGATCGATTTGGACAACATAAACAAAATTTCTATGATACAAATTGGGATATTCTTGATATCGAAATTTGGTGTGACAAAGACATGGAAATGGTGATAGAAAAGCCCAAGAACTTTGATGAAATGTTGAGAATCAGCAGAATACTCTCTGCGCAATTTCCTCATGTGCGTGTGGATTTATACAATTTGGACGGAAAAATCATTTTTGGCGAACTAACTTTCTTTCATCTGAGTGGAATGGCTAAATTTAGAAATGCCGAATTTGAAAGTCAAATGGGTGCTTGGTTGGATTTGAAGGTTGATGGAAAATGA
- the rfbB_1 gene encoding dTDP-glucose 4,6-dehydratase, with product MKTILVAGGAGFIGSNFIRMMVNTYSDYLVINVDALTYAGNLDNLRDVEKNEHYRFIKADIRDREKIEAIFDAYDIDWVVNFAAESHVDRSIEEPTVFLTTNILGTQTLLDVAKDHWKVSSENKCQPYKEGVKYLQVSTDEVYGALGEKGKFIEIMPLLPNNPYSASKASADLIVRAYHKTFGMPVNITRCSNNYGPYQFPEKLIPFMIQQCIKEEAMPLYGDGMQVRDWLHVWDHCSALDLVLHQGKVGEIYNIGGNNEKTNIEICKLIIEGLGKSEELIHFVEDRPGHDRRYAIDNSKIASQLAWQPSYSFEQGMKETIQWYVDHAEWMRRLVSGDDET from the coding sequence ATGAAGACTATTTTGGTAGCCGGAGGAGCCGGCTTTATCGGAAGCAATTTTATAAGAATGATGGTAAATACGTATTCGGACTATCTTGTAATTAATGTCGATGCATTAACCTATGCCGGCAACTTGGATAACTTACGGGATGTGGAGAAGAACGAGCATTATCGCTTTATTAAGGCCGATATCCGAGATCGAGAAAAAATCGAGGCTATTTTTGACGCCTATGACATTGATTGGGTGGTGAATTTTGCAGCGGAGTCCCATGTAGATCGAAGCATAGAAGAGCCGACCGTTTTTTTAACCACGAATATTTTGGGCACGCAAACCTTGCTGGACGTTGCTAAAGACCATTGGAAAGTCAGTAGCGAAAACAAGTGCCAGCCATATAAAGAAGGGGTCAAGTACTTGCAGGTCTCAACCGACGAGGTGTATGGTGCCTTAGGTGAAAAAGGCAAGTTCATTGAAATCATGCCCCTGTTGCCCAACAATCCATATTCGGCATCAAAAGCGAGTGCGGATCTGATTGTGCGTGCCTACCATAAGACCTTTGGCATGCCGGTGAATATTACCCGTTGCAGCAATAATTATGGGCCTTATCAGTTTCCTGAAAAACTCATTCCCTTCATGATTCAGCAGTGCATAAAAGAGGAAGCCATGCCTCTATATGGGGATGGGATGCAGGTTAGAGATTGGCTGCATGTATGGGACCATTGTTCTGCTCTTGACCTAGTTTTGCACCAAGGAAAAGTGGGGGAGATCTATAATATTGGCGGAAATAATGAAAAAACAAATATAGAGATCTGTAAGTTAATTATCGAAGGCTTGGGGAAAAGCGAAGAGTTGATTCACTTTGTTGAAGACCGACCGGGACATGATCGACGATATGCCATCGATAATAGTAAAATTGCAAGTCAGTTGGCCTGGCAACCTAGCTATAGCTTTGAGCAAGGCATGAAAGAAACCATTCAATGGTATGTTGATCATGCTGAATGGATGAGACGCCTTGTATCGGGGGATGATGAAACCTAG
- a CDS encoding DUF4301 family protein: METFIEKFNKGRQYSKIVKAAAACDLYTAGHEDEDYLNLRSVKFIPASGAATRMFQDLYAFIHEEKESESVSLFFDQLENFAFFGQLTSYVDGDIDKGSPLSHRIDLARALLETGLNYGNLPKALIQMHAYGKSSLTPIDEHIYEGEHYLKPDQVRLHFTISKEHEDLFKAYRTYVAQDKPHVEMTYSFQNPSTDTLAVDLHNQPFLLDNGKPLYRAGGHGALIENLNDLDADLVFIKNIDNVCHKDHVQETIDSKKHLASIGMGVKKQIDRYLKVLLSGSADLSEIETFIRDVLKIETKLPLTKESAFAFLNRPLRICGMVKNQGEPGGGPFLVDNGDYMDLQICEKAEIDLRLEENVRILGESKYFNPVDLVCFVRDYQGNKFNLLDYVNENRYFISEKSYKGRKLKALEHPGLWNGAMHNWNTVFVEVPLSTFNPVKTVNDLLRAGHQPK, from the coding sequence ATGGAAACGTTTATAGAAAAGTTTAATAAAGGCAGGCAATATAGTAAAATTGTTAAGGCTGCGGCCGCCTGTGATTTGTATACAGCTGGGCATGAAGATGAAGATTACTTGAATTTGCGCAGTGTAAAATTTATTCCGGCAAGCGGTGCTGCCACAAGAATGTTTCAAGATTTGTATGCATTTATTCATGAAGAAAAAGAGTCTGAATCGGTTTCACTGTTCTTCGATCAGTTAGAGAACTTTGCTTTTTTTGGCCAACTGACTAGCTATGTGGATGGTGACATAGACAAGGGGTCACCGCTTTCACACCGCATAGATCTTGCTAGGGCTTTGCTAGAGACCGGGCTCAATTACGGCAATTTACCCAAAGCATTGATCCAGATGCATGCCTATGGAAAATCTTCGCTTACACCCATTGATGAACATATTTATGAGGGGGAGCATTATTTAAAGCCGGACCAGGTCCGGTTGCATTTTACCATTTCAAAAGAGCATGAAGACTTATTCAAGGCCTATAGGACTTATGTTGCTCAAGATAAGCCACATGTTGAGATGACTTATTCTTTTCAGAATCCATCGACCGACACCCTGGCGGTTGATTTGCATAATCAACCATTTTTATTGGATAATGGCAAGCCCTTGTATAGGGCGGGCGGCCATGGTGCTTTAATTGAGAATCTTAATGATTTGGATGCAGACCTTGTCTTTATCAAAAATATCGACAATGTTTGTCACAAGGATCATGTTCAGGAAACAATCGATTCAAAAAAACACTTGGCCTCCATTGGTATGGGAGTGAAAAAACAGATCGACAGATATTTGAAGGTCTTATTATCCGGTTCAGCAGACTTGAGTGAAATTGAAACATTTATTCGTGATGTTTTGAAGATCGAGACCAAGCTGCCTTTAACGAAAGAATCAGCATTTGCATTTTTGAACCGACCCTTAAGAATCTGCGGCATGGTAAAAAATCAAGGTGAACCAGGGGGCGGTCCATTTCTTGTGGACAATGGAGACTATATGGATTTGCAGATCTGTGAAAAAGCTGAGATTGATTTGCGGCTTGAAGAAAATGTAAGAATTTTGGGAGAATCGAAATATTTTAACCCCGTAGATCTGGTTTGCTTTGTGAGGGACTACCAAGGCAATAAGTTTAACCTTTTAGACTATGTGAATGAGAATCGATATTTCATTAGTGAAAAATCCTACAAGGGTCGCAAACTTAAAGCCCTAGAACACCCGGGCCTGTGGAACGGTGCCATGCATAATTGGAATACTGTTTTTGTAGAAGTACCCCTATCAACATTTAATCCAGTAAAGACGGTAAACGACTTGTTGCGTGCTGGTCATCAGCCTAAATAA
- a CDS encoding ATP-grasp fold amidoligase family protein: MKIKRKFVIRKLLNKALSAYFQNAPFKTFHLGLGFRYKTGRKMNIKNPKKYGDKIQWIKLNYKNERITQCNDKVAVRDYVKEKGYGHLLNDVIAIYKTVEEIDLDSLPPAFAMRANHGSSWNIICHDKDQLDWENEFRKMDLWIHSNYCTMNYEWGYKDIKPKIICEKYLGDPQGNTPNDYKFFCFDGEPRVIAVDYDRFKNHKRNIYDAEWNFLDCRINFMNDANHPIAKPQNFDEMLRICRHLSADFPHVRVDLYEVNGKLYFSELTFYNGSGMSQLLPESFDLQMGEWITII, from the coding sequence GTGAAGATAAAGAGAAAATTCGTCATTCGTAAGCTGTTGAACAAAGCCTTATCGGCATATTTTCAAAATGCGCCATTTAAGACCTTTCATCTTGGGCTAGGCTTTCGCTATAAGACCGGAAGAAAAATGAATATAAAAAATCCCAAGAAGTATGGTGATAAAATCCAATGGATCAAACTCAACTATAAAAATGAACGCATTACTCAGTGCAACGACAAGGTTGCTGTTCGGGACTATGTCAAAGAAAAGGGCTATGGCCATTTACTAAACGACGTCATCGCCATCTACAAGACGGTTGAAGAGATTGATCTTGATTCATTACCCCCAGCATTCGCCATGCGGGCAAATCATGGTTCCTCTTGGAATATCATTTGCCATGATAAAGATCAACTCGACTGGGAAAATGAGTTTCGAAAAATGGATTTATGGATCCATTCCAATTACTGCACAATGAATTATGAGTGGGGCTACAAAGATATCAAGCCCAAAATTATCTGTGAAAAATATTTAGGTGATCCCCAAGGCAATACACCCAACGATTACAAGTTCTTCTGTTTCGACGGGGAACCTCGTGTAATTGCAGTCGATTATGATCGTTTCAAAAATCATAAAAGAAACATTTATGATGCAGAATGGAATTTCCTCGATTGTCGAATCAATTTTATGAATGACGCAAATCATCCCATAGCAAAGCCGCAAAATTTCGATGAGATGCTGCGTATTTGCAGACACCTATCAGCCGATTTTCCTCATGTCCGAGTCGATTTATATGAAGTCAATGGAAAACTCTATTTTTCGGAGCTCACTTTCTACAATGGAAGCGGCATGAGTCAACTCTTACCCGAATCCTTTGATTTGCAAATGGGAGAATGGATTACCATCATTTAA